The following are encoded together in the Triticum dicoccoides isolate Atlit2015 ecotype Zavitan chromosome 6B, WEW_v2.0, whole genome shotgun sequence genome:
- the LOC119321037 gene encoding uncharacterized protein LOC119321037 codes for PITFDHRDYSRSIQNVGWTALILDPIIDGLRFTQVLMDEGSDLNLLYPDTIRRMGIDPTTIRHSRTSFKGVAPGPYARCTGSLLLEVMFGSPDNFRREKLTFHVAPFKSCYQALLGREAFVRFNAISHYASLTLKMPGPRGIISLKGRLRPRTRLDESGIHKLGAT; via the coding sequence ccaatcactttcgaccatcgagaTTATTCCAGAAGTATCCAGAACGTAGGATGGACTGCTctcatattggatcccataatagacggactgcgatTTACGCAAGTTCTGATGGACgaaggcagtgacttaaacctgctgtatccggacacaatccgcaggatggggatagaccctactacaattcgacatagccgcacttccttcaaaggagtggcaccAGGCCCTTACGCAAGGTGCACAGGTTCTTTAttactagaagttatgttcgggtcacctgacaacttccgacgagaaaagctaacattTCATGTTGCCCCATTCAAAagttgctatcaagcactactgggacgtgaagctttcgtccgcttcaatgcaatatcacattacgcgtctcttacgcttaaaatgcccggtccacgtggcatcatttcattaaaaggtcgcctgagaccccggacacggctggacgagtccggaatacaTAAGCtcggggctacctag